One region of Chanodichthys erythropterus isolate Z2021 chromosome 19, ASM2448905v1, whole genome shotgun sequence genomic DNA includes:
- the grem2b gene encoding gremlin-2b translates to MSCKVALWLLLAGALCVVSAGRKIRPQSSIPSPYKTSSNTSDRRARKQEVLASSQEALVVTERKYLKSDWCKTQPLRQTVSQEGCRSRTVINRFCYGQCNSFYIPRHVKKEQESFQSCAFCRPHRFTSLTVELDCPDLQPPVRYRKIQRVKQCRCMSVSVSESGKQ, encoded by the coding sequence ATGAGCTGTAAGGTGGCGCTGTGGCTGCTGCTCGCCGGCGCGCTGTGTGTTGTCTCCGCCGGCCGCAAGATCCGGCCGCAAAGCTCCATCCCGTCGCCCTACAAAACCAGCTCCAACACCTCGGACCGGCGTGCTCGCAAACAGGAAGTGCTGGCCTCCAGCCAGGAAGCGCTGGTGGTGACAGAGCGCAAGTACCTGAAGAGCGACTGGTGCAAGACGCAGCCGCTGCGGCAGACGGTCAGTCAGGAGGGCTGCAGGAGCCGGACGGTCATCAATCGCTTCTGCTACGGCCAGTGCAACTCCTTCTACATCCCGCGACACGTCAAGAAGGAGCAGGAGTCGTTCCAGTCGTGCGCCTTCTGCCGGCCGCACCGCTTCACCAGCCTCACCGTGGAGCTCGACTGCCCCGACCTGCAGCCGCCCGTCCGCTACCGCAAGATCCAGCGCGTCAAGCAGTGCCGCTGCATGTCCGTCAGCGTGTCCGAGTCTGGGAAACAGTGA